A single genomic interval of Spirosoma taeanense harbors:
- a CDS encoding FecR family protein, protein MESEVNKKLVFDYFARKTSPLQREQIGQWLREKANEEQYYEWLEEWENKHPQYLAQIDLAHDRYSLFLQENPHTAATPNPALTPSGPSNGFFRQWLVAASLLLALCSLSTYLFRNQIRFVTYETGFGESRSLQLPDQSRVVLNANSTLCVPRWGFGDRTREVVLTGEASFAVTHTPTNQRFVVKTKKNFEVVVLGTEFTVFARKRGARVALNKGKVALHYQEGNTVKQLTMKPGELATLDRTNHVAVNAIRQTPLPTTEAGKRFVFDETPLQEVAYMLEDSYGLQVEIKDRKLAERVLMGSLRAENVDQLLQSISELLDIDVIRQGNRVQLKSH, encoded by the coding sequence ATGGAATCAGAAGTTAATAAAAAACTGGTGTTTGACTACTTCGCCCGGAAGACCTCTCCGTTGCAGCGCGAACAGATTGGGCAGTGGCTGCGGGAAAAAGCAAACGAAGAGCAATATTACGAGTGGCTCGAAGAGTGGGAAAACAAGCACCCGCAATATCTGGCCCAGATCGATTTGGCCCATGATCGGTACTCGCTCTTTTTGCAGGAGAACCCCCATACGGCGGCTACACCAAACCCAGCCTTAACGCCTTCAGGTCCGTCGAACGGGTTCTTCAGACAATGGCTCGTAGCGGCCTCTCTCCTTCTGGCGCTCTGCAGCTTAAGTACGTATCTGTTTCGGAACCAGATTCGTTTCGTAACCTACGAAACAGGTTTTGGCGAATCGCGTTCGCTGCAACTACCCGATCAGAGTCGCGTTGTGCTGAACGCCAATTCGACCCTGTGCGTGCCCCGCTGGGGCTTTGGCGACCGCACCCGCGAAGTTGTGCTCACCGGCGAAGCTTCATTTGCCGTGACGCATACCCCAACGAACCAGCGGTTTGTGGTTAAGACCAAAAAGAACTTCGAGGTAGTGGTGCTGGGGACCGAATTCACCGTTTTTGCCCGCAAACGTGGCGCCCGGGTTGCCCTGAACAAGGGAAAAGTAGCTCTTCATTATCAGGAAGGCAATACAGTAAAACAGCTGACGATGAAGCCGGGAGAGCTGGCTACGCTGGATCGGACAAATCACGTTGCGGTTAACGCCATCCGCCAGACACCCCTGCCGACGACCGAAGCCGGAAAACGATTTGTGTTTGATGAAACCCCACTGCAGGAAGTTGCCTACATGCTGGAAGACAGCTATGGCCTGCAGGTCGAGATAAAAGACCGGAAGCTGGCCGAGCGGGTACTGATGGGGTCGTTACGAGCCGAAAACGTTGATCAACTGTTACAATCCATTTCCGAATTGCTGGACATTGACGTCATCCGACAGGGGAATCGGGTCCAGCTTAAAAGCCATTAA
- a CDS encoding RNA polymerase sigma-70 factor, which produces MQVRQLINLKSQPPQVYADVSTTSGQLADPKKSAVGDGKELFIRLAFDENPQKGCELLFRRYHQALCSHAVRFVYSKETAEDLVSEVFCKFWKTKAYENITSSYRYYLFRSVRNEAYNYLRLEFQDLDDIDTTPIPENAAGQRPDQIVQYEEVLHRVEDLVELLPPQCRKVFLLSRFEGKKYQEIAAELGLSIKTVEVHIVKALSLVRNGLKDHWLSIMALIGSVLPY; this is translated from the coding sequence ATGCAAGTTCGCCAGCTTATCAATCTTAAGAGCCAGCCCCCTCAAGTTTATGCTGACGTTTCAACGACATCTGGCCAGCTTGCCGATCCTAAAAAAAGCGCCGTAGGTGATGGTAAAGAGCTATTCATCCGACTGGCATTTGACGAAAATCCGCAAAAAGGCTGCGAACTACTGTTCCGGCGCTATCATCAGGCTCTGTGCAGCCATGCAGTCCGGTTTGTTTATTCCAAAGAAACGGCTGAAGATCTGGTCAGTGAAGTGTTCTGTAAGTTCTGGAAAACAAAAGCCTACGAAAACATTACGTCGTCTTATCGTTACTACCTCTTTCGCAGCGTTCGCAACGAAGCCTACAATTATCTGCGGCTGGAATTTCAGGACCTGGACGATATTGACACCACCCCCATTCCGGAGAATGCGGCTGGGCAGCGCCCCGACCAGATTGTTCAATACGAAGAAGTGCTCCACCGGGTCGAAGATTTGGTTGAACTGCTCCCCCCACAATGCCGGAAAGTATTCCTGCTGAGCCGGTTTGAAGGCAAGAAATACCAGGAAATCGCGGCTGAGTTAGGGCTGTCGATTAAAACCGTTGAGGTCCACATCGTTAAAGCGCTGAGCCTGGTTCGAAATGGCCTGAAAGATCACTGGCTCTCAATTATGGCCCTGATCGGATCGGTCCTTCCATACTGA
- a CDS encoding DUF1549 domain-containing protein, whose protein sequence is MIIAESFWLWQFLGRLHPLIVHFPVSLLCIALLLEVVGWFRKSTELRAGITALVWIGAISSVVAAALGLVLVNQEDYGGDTVTIHQWAGLATMLLAIAAVVALRAKRLGVYRGLLIGAVAGVSLAGHYGALLTHGEDYLTSVLPKDTDFAAPTSGQTQFTFASASTNQPLTDKQVEDLNLEVRSILAHNCYSCHSATKTKGELRLDKKELVLKGGKNGVVLKPGHPEDSELMRRITLPISHKEAMPTKGKRLSEKEVALLSFWIQQGAPWPSGAEKSIYRVAALAPRLPAIPSAPAQLTNPIDRFVHQYFQQNKLGWKKVVDDRTYMRRVYLDVIGLLPTPEEIQAFQADTRQDKRVILVQDLLGRNEAYAQHWLTFWNDALRNDYSGTGYITGGRYDITKWLYASLKKNKPYNWFVRELISPNKESQGFIKGIKWRGTINSSQRTEMQAAQNVSQVLLGLNLKCASCHDSFISDWKLDDAYAFANIFADTTLEINRCDKPTGIKAGRRLLFKELGEISVDASTEKRLRELADFLVQPKDGRLYRTLVNRIWAQLMGRGIIEPVDVMDNQPWSQDLLDWLAYDFVQNGYDIKKLMATILTSRTYQLLSVGIKDADMLTAPTFVFQGMVRRRLTAEQFADAVSLAFNPVYPDTAVVEMLPKTIRKEMPFPRASLVKNDRFQTALGRPNRETVSTSRTSQANLLQALELTNGTTFNEALKQGALRWKTAYPSSGRLVTELYRKALGRNPLPGEAAVAQKIVGANPSVEGIQDLVWAIALHPEFQLIY, encoded by the coding sequence GTGATTATAGCAGAATCGTTCTGGCTCTGGCAGTTTCTGGGTCGCCTGCATCCCCTGATTGTTCATTTTCCGGTCAGCTTGCTGTGCATTGCTCTCCTGCTGGAAGTCGTGGGCTGGTTTCGCAAATCGACCGAGTTACGGGCGGGCATTACTGCTCTGGTCTGGATTGGCGCCATTAGTTCTGTCGTGGCAGCCGCCCTGGGGCTGGTTCTGGTGAATCAGGAAGACTACGGTGGCGATACGGTGACCATTCACCAGTGGGCCGGGCTGGCGACGATGCTCCTGGCGATTGCTGCCGTGGTGGCGCTTCGCGCGAAGCGCCTGGGGGTGTACCGGGGGCTGCTGATCGGTGCGGTTGCGGGCGTGAGTCTGGCTGGACATTACGGTGCCTTGCTCACCCACGGCGAAGATTACCTGACCAGTGTATTGCCCAAAGACACCGATTTTGCCGCGCCCACCTCGGGCCAGACGCAGTTTACGTTCGCCAGCGCCAGCACAAACCAGCCGCTAACCGACAAACAGGTGGAGGACCTGAATCTGGAAGTGCGGTCGATACTGGCGCATAACTGTTATAGCTGCCACAGCGCTACCAAGACGAAAGGCGAGCTGCGACTCGATAAAAAAGAGCTGGTCCTAAAAGGTGGTAAGAACGGCGTAGTCCTGAAACCGGGCCATCCGGAAGATAGCGAGCTGATGCGTCGGATTACGTTGCCGATCAGCCATAAAGAAGCCATGCCGACGAAGGGCAAGCGTCTGAGCGAAAAAGAAGTAGCCCTGCTCTCGTTCTGGATTCAGCAGGGCGCTCCCTGGCCCAGTGGTGCCGAAAAAAGCATTTATCGGGTAGCCGCCCTGGCACCCCGTTTGCCAGCAATCCCGTCGGCCCCCGCCCAGTTGACGAATCCCATCGACCGCTTTGTTCATCAGTATTTTCAGCAGAATAAGCTTGGCTGGAAGAAGGTAGTGGACGACCGGACATATATGCGCAGGGTCTATCTGGACGTAATCGGTCTGCTGCCCACACCCGAAGAAATTCAGGCGTTCCAGGCGGACACCCGGCAGGACAAACGAGTGATTCTGGTTCAGGATCTGCTTGGCCGGAACGAAGCCTATGCCCAGCACTGGCTCACATTCTGGAACGATGCCCTTCGGAATGATTATTCCGGTACGGGCTACATCACCGGCGGCCGATACGACATTACGAAGTGGCTGTATGCGTCGCTGAAAAAGAATAAGCCCTACAACTGGTTCGTGCGGGAGCTGATTAGTCCGAACAAGGAATCGCAGGGATTTATCAAGGGCATCAAGTGGCGCGGCACGATCAACTCCAGCCAGCGAACCGAAATGCAGGCGGCTCAGAACGTATCGCAGGTGCTGCTGGGTTTGAATCTGAAATGTGCATCCTGCCACGATAGCTTCATCAGCGACTGGAAACTGGACGACGCTTATGCCTTCGCCAATATTTTCGCCGACACGACGCTGGAAATAAACCGCTGCGACAAACCGACCGGTATTAAGGCCGGGCGTCGGCTGCTGTTTAAGGAACTAGGTGAAATCAGCGTGGATGCATCCACCGAGAAGCGACTTCGCGAGCTGGCTGATTTTCTGGTGCAGCCCAAAGACGGGCGGCTGTACCGTACGCTGGTGAATCGGATCTGGGCGCAGCTCATGGGGCGGGGGATTATCGAGCCTGTGGATGTTATGGATAACCAGCCCTGGAGCCAGGACCTGCTGGACTGGCTGGCGTATGACTTTGTGCAGAACGGCTACGACATCAAAAAACTGATGGCTACCATTCTGACCTCGCGCACGTATCAACTGCTCTCCGTTGGCATTAAAGACGCGGATATGCTCACAGCGCCAACCTTTGTGTTTCAGGGGATGGTTCGGCGTCGGCTCACAGCGGAGCAATTCGCCGATGCGGTGAGTCTGGCGTTCAACCCTGTTTACCCCGACACGGCTGTAGTGGAGATGCTGCCCAAAACAATTCGGAAGGAAATGCCCTTTCCGCGCGCATCGCTGGTGAAAAACGACCGCTTCCAGACCGCTCTGGGCCGACCGAACCGGGAAACGGTCAGCACCAGCCGTACTTCGCAGGCCAATCTGCTGCAGGCGCTGGAGCTAACCAACGGCACTACGTTCAACGAAGCGCTGAAGCAGGGGGCGCTTCGCTGGAAAACCGCCTATCCGTCGTCGGGTAGGCTGGTCACGGAACTGTATCGGAAAGCTTTGGGACGTAATCCGCTGCCGGGCGAAGCCGCCGTTGCGCAGAAGATCGTCGGAGCAAACCCGAGTGTGGAAGGGATTCAGGATCTGGTATGGGCGATTGCGCTTCATCCTGAATTTCAGTTGATTTATTGA
- a CDS encoding DUF1501 domain-containing protein translates to MRSHWNRREFLQRTSAATLAALAAGVPTASLLSGCKRTVPGQTSGTADTVILLWMAGGMAHTETFDPKRYTPFEKGMEGNRVLSTFRSVPTVLNGIHFSEGLQSIGNVMDRGALIRSYVAADLGHILHSRHQYHWHTCYEPPQTVVAPHLGSWIAKELGPKNPVIPAFIDIGQRFDINEGEELKAFHTAGFLGNEFGPFFIPDPSQGLESVRPPVGMDARRFERRNQLYNELIKNSPMGEFGSDYQKESLRRSMEQAYMLLNSPEAKAFDLSTEPQAIYERYNTGRFGLGCLLARRLTEQGARFISVTTGYEPFKGWDTHENGHTRLEDMKCQIDGPIAQLILDLEKSGHLDRTLIVLASEFSRDMMVEGRPDAKVQEQVSQPDVLADEKFYGMHRHFTDGCSILMFGGGIKKGVVYGKTADERPCKTIENPVRIDGIHQTIYHALGIAPDTQYEIEKRPFYTTPDGKGKPILELFA, encoded by the coding sequence ATGCGAAGCCATTGGAACCGGCGCGAGTTTCTGCAGCGAACCAGTGCGGCCACGCTGGCGGCCTTAGCGGCTGGTGTGCCCACGGCCAGTTTACTATCCGGCTGTAAACGTACCGTGCCGGGTCAGACCAGCGGAACCGCCGATACGGTAATTCTGCTCTGGATGGCGGGCGGCATGGCGCATACCGAAACCTTTGACCCGAAACGATACACGCCCTTCGAGAAAGGCATGGAAGGGAATCGGGTGCTGAGCACCTTCCGGTCGGTACCTACCGTTCTGAACGGTATTCATTTCTCGGAAGGGCTGCAATCCATTGGGAACGTAATGGACAGAGGGGCGCTCATCCGGTCGTACGTAGCGGCCGACCTGGGGCATATCCTGCACTCGCGTCACCAGTACCACTGGCATACCTGCTACGAGCCGCCCCAGACCGTCGTGGCGCCCCATCTCGGCTCCTGGATTGCCAAGGAACTAGGACCGAAGAATCCGGTCATTCCCGCCTTCATTGACATCGGCCAGCGGTTCGATATTAACGAGGGCGAAGAACTGAAGGCGTTCCATACGGCCGGATTTCTGGGGAATGAGTTTGGTCCGTTTTTCATTCCCGATCCCAGCCAGGGTCTGGAAAGTGTTCGTCCGCCGGTAGGCATGGACGCCAGACGGTTCGAACGTCGGAACCAACTCTACAACGAGCTGATTAAAAACAGCCCCATGGGGGAGTTCGGCAGCGATTACCAGAAAGAATCCCTCCGGCGATCGATGGAGCAGGCGTATATGTTGTTGAATTCGCCCGAAGCGAAAGCGTTTGATCTGAGCACGGAGCCCCAAGCGATTTATGAACGCTATAACACCGGCCGGTTCGGGCTGGGCTGTCTGCTGGCGCGTCGGCTCACGGAGCAGGGCGCCCGGTTTATCAGCGTAACGACGGGTTACGAGCCGTTCAAAGGCTGGGATACGCACGAAAACGGGCATACCCGCCTGGAAGACATGAAGTGCCAGATTGACGGGCCGATTGCTCAGTTGATACTGGATCTGGAAAAATCTGGTCACCTGGACCGAACCCTGATTGTGCTGGCCAGCGAATTCAGCCGCGACATGATGGTAGAAGGTCGACCGGACGCCAAAGTGCAGGAGCAGGTCAGCCAGCCCGACGTGCTGGCCGATGAAAAGTTTTACGGTATGCATCGGCATTTCACGGATGGCTGCTCAATTCTGATGTTCGGCGGAGGAATCAAAAAAGGAGTTGTGTATGGCAAAACCGCCGATGAGCGCCCCTGCAAAACCATCGAAAATCCAGTACGGATTGATGGTATTCACCAGACAATTTACCACGCCCTCGGCATCGCGCCTGACACCCAGTACGAAATTGAAAAACGGCCGTTCTACACCACGCCCGACGGGAAGGGGAAACCCATTCTGGAACTGTTTGCCTAA
- a CDS encoding sugar ABC transporter substrate-binding protein, giving the protein MKRSSLTVFSLTLSFVALVTACNQSTTSETSQKGDGKKLVIGATMLSMQNEFIVNVHDEIAKKAGEAGVELITVDAERSALKQVEQVESFIAQKVDAIIMNPCEVEASSPAVTKALAAKIPIINVNSETSVKPSAFVGSDDVESARIAMKFIADKLGGKGNVVMIHGYMGQAAQIKREQGAREILKQYPNLKLIAHQTGEWDRAKAMSLMENWIQSYGSDINAVFAHNDEMGLGAVKALTDAGLKNKVVVVSIDAIPDGLQAVQKGTLDATVFQNAEQQGAKAIETAVKIANGQPYEKEVLIPFQLVTKANVAQFMK; this is encoded by the coding sequence ATGAAGCGTTCTTCCTTAACTGTATTCAGCCTTACCCTTTCATTCGTTGCCCTGGTTACGGCCTGTAACCAATCGACCACCAGCGAAACCAGCCAGAAGGGCGACGGTAAAAAGCTGGTAATCGGCGCCACCATGCTGAGTATGCAGAATGAGTTCATTGTCAACGTACACGATGAAATCGCCAAAAAAGCCGGGGAAGCGGGCGTTGAGCTGATTACCGTTGACGCTGAGCGGTCAGCCCTTAAACAGGTTGAACAGGTCGAAAGCTTTATTGCGCAGAAGGTGGACGCCATCATCATGAACCCCTGCGAAGTAGAAGCCAGTTCGCCGGCCGTTACGAAGGCGCTAGCCGCCAAGATTCCTATCATCAATGTTAACTCCGAAACGAGCGTAAAACCCTCGGCGTTTGTCGGTTCCGACGACGTAGAATCGGCCCGGATTGCCATGAAATTCATTGCCGATAAATTAGGGGGCAAAGGCAATGTCGTCATGATTCACGGCTACATGGGTCAGGCAGCCCAGATCAAACGCGAGCAGGGTGCGCGGGAAATTCTGAAGCAGTACCCGAACCTGAAACTCATTGCCCACCAGACCGGCGAGTGGGATCGCGCCAAGGCGATGTCGCTGATGGAGAACTGGATTCAATCCTATGGGTCAGATATCAACGCCGTCTTTGCCCATAACGATGAAATGGGTCTGGGTGCCGTAAAAGCCCTTACTGACGCGGGTCTGAAAAACAAAGTGGTTGTCGTGAGCATCGACGCGATTCCGGATGGTTTACAGGCCGTTCAGAAAGGAACGCTGGATGCTACGGTTTTTCAGAATGCCGAGCAGCAGGGCGCTAAAGCCATCGAAACAGCCGTGAAGATTGCCAATGGCCAGCCTTACGAGAAGGAAGTGCTGATTCCCTTTCAGCTGGTCACGAAAGCAAATGTTGCTCAATTCATGAAGTAA
- a CDS encoding ABC transporter permease, whose protein sequence is MKNALDTYLKPVRESYNTRVRRLGKVGIVIAFILICLALSLITPRFLTVSNLMIVVTQVSINALLAFGVTFVIITGGIDLSLGSMVAVTGVVAATFAHPDTYPVAVPILAGLASGLLFGAFNGFVITRSKVPPFIVTLGTMTIGRGLALILSKGRPISNLSDSFNFIGGGQLLGVPMPIIILILLFIVCAVILNKTVLGRYMYAVGGNEQAAKASGIRLSTVKMAVYTMSGGLAALAGIVLTSRITTGQPNAGAGFELDAIAAAIIGGTSTSGGTGTMTGTLIGALLIGVISNGLDLLNVSSYYQQVVMGIIIIGAVVLDSVNQPKN, encoded by the coding sequence ATGAAAAACGCGCTTGATACGTATCTGAAACCCGTTCGGGAATCTTACAATACCCGCGTCCGGCGGCTGGGCAAAGTCGGTATTGTGATAGCCTTTATCCTGATCTGTCTGGCGCTCTCGCTGATTACGCCCCGCTTCCTGACCGTTTCCAACCTGATGATCGTGGTGACACAGGTGTCGATCAATGCGCTGCTGGCATTCGGCGTTACGTTTGTCATCATCACCGGCGGCATCGACCTGTCCCTGGGCTCCATGGTGGCCGTTACCGGCGTGGTGGCCGCTACGTTCGCCCATCCGGACACGTATCCGGTGGCGGTACCGATTCTGGCGGGACTGGCCAGTGGTCTGCTGTTCGGCGCCTTCAACGGGTTTGTAATCACGCGCAGTAAAGTGCCTCCGTTCATCGTTACGCTGGGCACCATGACCATTGGCCGGGGGCTGGCGCTCATTCTGAGCAAAGGTCGGCCCATCTCCAACCTCTCGGATTCGTTCAACTTCATCGGGGGTGGTCAGTTGCTGGGCGTTCCCATGCCCATTATCATCCTGATTCTGCTGTTTATCGTCTGTGCGGTCATTCTGAATAAGACCGTGCTGGGCCGGTATATGTACGCCGTTGGTGGCAATGAACAGGCCGCTAAAGCGTCAGGAATTCGCCTGAGTACCGTGAAAATGGCGGTTTATACCATGAGTGGCGGTCTGGCTGCCCTGGCCGGAATCGTCCTGACCTCCCGCATCACCACCGGGCAGCCCAATGCCGGAGCCGGTTTTGAGCTTGATGCCATTGCCGCGGCTATCATAGGCGGCACCAGCACGTCGGGCGGCACTGGCACCATGACCGGAACGCTGATCGGCGCATTGCTGATTGGCGTCATCAGCAACGGGCTGGATCTGCTCAACGTATCATCTTACTACCAGCAGGTGGTGATGGGAATTATCATCATCGGAGCCGTTGTGCTGGATAGTGTCAATCAACCCAAGAATTAA
- a CDS encoding sugar ABC transporter ATP-binding protein: protein MSFPQDYILQVRGLTKTFAGVKALDNVQLNVRPGEVHALMGENGAGKSTLMKILIGLLTPDSGEILFEGRDLTAHNVNDVLKQGISMIHQEILAVPELTVAQNIFLGRETTRLFGWLDDRHLNQQASRLLEQLGLDIRPSTRLKFLSVAQMQMVEIAKAISNNARVIIMDEPTSALSDKEVATLFSIISDLKKQGVAIIYISHKMDEIFTIADTITVLRDGRYMETRPAAELDNRTLIALMVGREIDSLFPESAARRGNEVLSVRQFRRNGKFADINFAVHEGEVLGIAGLMGAGRTEIARAIFGLDQPDGGEVFIKGQKARINSPQDAIRNGIGYVSEDRKGLGFIPRLSVRQNITLASLTSHVKGPFVDERSEVATTARIIDELRIKTADMEQPVVYLSGGNQQKVVIGKVLLASPDVIILDEPTRGIDIGAKAEIYKLINQLKANGVAIIMISSELPEILGLSDRILVLAKGKQTVVLSKEEATQETIMAYAMHP from the coding sequence ATGAGTTTCCCTCAGGACTATATCCTTCAGGTACGCGGCCTGACGAAAACATTCGCGGGCGTGAAAGCGCTCGACAATGTGCAGCTGAACGTGCGGCCCGGCGAAGTGCATGCCCTGATGGGCGAGAACGGAGCCGGGAAATCGACGCTGATGAAGATCCTGATAGGTCTGCTAACGCCCGACTCCGGCGAAATCTTGTTTGAAGGTCGTGACCTCACAGCCCATAATGTAAACGACGTTCTGAAGCAGGGCATCTCCATGATTCATCAGGAGATACTGGCTGTTCCCGAATTAACCGTTGCGCAGAATATCTTCCTTGGCCGGGAAACCACCCGGCTGTTTGGCTGGCTGGACGACCGCCACCTGAACCAACAGGCCAGTCGGCTTCTGGAGCAGCTTGGGCTGGACATCCGCCCCTCGACCCGACTGAAGTTTCTGAGCGTAGCGCAGATGCAGATGGTTGAGATCGCCAAGGCCATTTCAAACAACGCCCGGGTCATCATTATGGATGAGCCGACCTCAGCGCTCTCGGATAAGGAAGTGGCTACGCTGTTTAGCATCATCAGCGACCTAAAGAAACAAGGCGTGGCGATCATTTATATCTCGCACAAAATGGACGAGATATTCACCATCGCCGATACTATTACGGTGCTGCGCGATGGACGCTACATGGAAACCCGGCCAGCCGCCGAGCTGGATAACCGGACACTGATTGCCCTGATGGTTGGCCGCGAGATTGACAGTCTGTTTCCGGAGTCGGCTGCCCGGCGCGGAAACGAGGTACTGTCGGTCCGGCAGTTTCGTCGAAACGGTAAATTCGCGGATATTAACTTTGCCGTTCACGAAGGCGAGGTATTGGGTATCGCCGGTCTGATGGGTGCCGGCCGAACCGAAATTGCCCGCGCTATCTTTGGGCTGGACCAGCCCGATGGTGGTGAGGTGTTCATCAAAGGCCAGAAAGCCCGGATAAACTCTCCGCAGGACGCCATCCGCAACGGCATCGGTTACGTCAGCGAAGACCGGAAAGGCCTGGGCTTTATTCCCCGCTTGTCCGTCCGGCAGAACATCACCCTCGCCAGCCTGACCAGTCACGTAAAGGGCCCGTTTGTTGACGAGCGCAGCGAAGTTGCAACGACCGCCCGGATCATCGACGAGCTACGGATAAAAACTGCCGATATGGAGCAACCGGTAGTGTATCTGAGCGGTGGTAACCAGCAGAAAGTCGTGATTGGCAAAGTGCTGCTGGCCTCACCCGACGTAATCATTCTCGACGAACCCACGCGCGGCATTGATATTGGTGCCAAAGCCGAGATCTATAAACTAATCAACCAACTGAAAGCGAACGGCGTAGCGATCATCATGATCTCATCCGAGCTACCTGAAATCCTGGGTTTGAGCGATCGAATTCTGGTTCTGGCTAAAGGAAAACAGACGGTTGTGCTTTCTAAGGAAGAAGCCACACAGGAAACCATTATGGCCTATGCAATGCACCCTTAA
- a CDS encoding Gfo/Idh/MocA family protein: MATKKEIRIGLIGTGFMGRTHSNGYSQVSHFFPELEYKPVLKAVCSRNAQKVQAFADQWGYESIETDWRALIARDDIDAVDICTPNDTHAEIAIAAAEAGKMILCEKPLARTLAEAQQMVDAIDKAGVANTVWYNYRRIPAVTLAKQIVASGKLGRIFHYRANFLQDWTISADVPQGGAGTWRMDVEAAGSGVTGDLLAHCIDTAMWINGAITDVSAVTETFVKERMHQLTGQVQPVGIDDACIFHCHFDNGSLGLFESTRYARGHKALYTFEINGENASIRWDLHDLNRLEYFDHADEGIVRGWRSIHVTDGDQPYMDKWWVPGLGIGYEHSFIHQVADFLKSLETGEPCSPNFQDALETQKVCEAVLESAASRSWKETGVEEFAGYSKEPA, from the coding sequence ATGGCAACGAAAAAAGAAATAAGAATCGGTTTGATTGGTACCGGTTTCATGGGCCGGACCCACTCCAACGGCTATAGCCAGGTCAGTCATTTTTTCCCCGAACTAGAATACAAGCCCGTTCTGAAAGCCGTCTGCTCGCGCAATGCCCAGAAAGTGCAGGCGTTTGCCGATCAGTGGGGATATGAGTCTATTGAAACCGACTGGAGAGCCCTCATCGCCCGGGACGATATCGACGCGGTTGATATCTGTACGCCCAACGATACGCACGCCGAGATTGCGATTGCCGCGGCCGAAGCGGGTAAAATGATTCTCTGCGAGAAGCCGCTGGCCCGCACCCTGGCCGAAGCCCAGCAGATGGTCGATGCAATTGACAAAGCCGGTGTAGCCAATACGGTCTGGTACAATTACCGTCGCATTCCGGCCGTTACGCTCGCCAAACAGATCGTAGCTTCGGGTAAGCTCGGCCGAATTTTTCACTACCGGGCCAACTTTCTGCAGGACTGGACCATCAGTGCGGATGTACCGCAGGGCGGAGCCGGCACCTGGCGTATGGACGTCGAAGCTGCGGGCTCGGGCGTAACGGGCGACCTGCTTGCTCACTGCATCGACACGGCCATGTGGATCAACGGCGCCATCACCGACGTATCGGCCGTGACGGAAACCTTCGTGAAAGAGCGCATGCACCAGCTCACCGGTCAGGTGCAGCCGGTTGGTATCGACGACGCCTGTATTTTCCACTGCCACTTCGACAATGGCTCGCTGGGTCTGTTTGAATCAACGCGGTACGCCCGGGGTCACAAAGCCCTGTACACCTTCGAGATCAACGGCGAAAACGCGTCGATCCGCTGGGACCTGCACGACCTGAACCGGCTGGAGTATTTTGACCATGCCGATGAAGGAATCGTGCGCGGCTGGCGGTCGATTCACGTAACCGATGGCGATCAGCCTTATATGGATAAATGGTGGGTTCCTGGCCTGGGCATCGGCTACGAGCACAGCTTCATTCACCAGGTAGCCGACTTCCTCAAGAGTCTGGAAACCGGCGAACCCTGCTCCCCCAACTTCCAGGATGCTTTGGAAACCCAGAAAGTCTGCGAAGCTGTACTCGAATCGGCCGCTTCCAGAAGCTGGAAAGAAACAGGGGTTGAAGAATTTGCTGGATACAGCAAAGAGCCTGCTTAA